In Ammoniphilus sp. CFH 90114, a single window of DNA contains:
- the rnr gene encoding ribonuclease R translates to MVTEQRVIEFMREEAYHPMTVQELEEAFEVESAADFKEFVKLLNSLEEAGKIIRTRSNRYGVPERMNLIKGKLQGHAKGFGFVIQETAGEPDIFISAHDMNGALNGDVVLCRPNPKVKSGSRVEGEIIRILQRANNRFVGTYSDEKNYGFVIVDDKRMSKDMFIPKNMSMGAVDGHKVIAEITKYSDDGRTNPEGKIVEILGHKNDPGVDILSIIHKYELAEGFDAHVMEQAESVPDEITEEELQNQNRRDLRDRVMVTIDGADAKDLDDAVSLEKLDNGNYLLGVHIADVSYYVKEGTPLDEEAYRRGTSVYLVDRVIPMLPHRLSNGICSLNPQVNRLTLTCDMELDADAKIVRHDIYASVIKTNERMTYSDVYKILEEEDQELISRYEPLVPMFQMMKEVALNLRNKRMERGAIDFDFKESKILVDPDGKPTEVILRDRTIAEQIIEEFMLAANETVAEHFHWLNQPFIYRTHEDPDEGKLRNFLQFITNFGYFVKGTANDIHPRALQMLLEQVQGAPEETVISKVMLRSMKQAKYEAANIGHFGLAAEYYTHFTSPIRRYPDLIVHRLIRHWLENGAMNAEQKEEWAEKLPDIARHTSERERVAVDAERETDDLKKAEFMEDKIGEEFEGMVSSVTNFGMFVELPNTIEGLVHMSYLTDDYYHYDERTYALIGERTKKAYRIGDMVNIRVVNVNKDEHTVDFEVVGMSKKAERKPKKAKIVIEAGKREKPKPSTQAGMFAKKKKDDQPFWKEAAKGGAKKAGKKPKNKKKKKK, encoded by the coding sequence GTGGTAACAGAACAAAGAGTTATCGAATTTATGAGGGAAGAGGCCTACCATCCGATGACGGTTCAAGAGCTTGAAGAAGCTTTTGAAGTTGAATCGGCTGCTGATTTTAAGGAATTCGTCAAACTTCTAAATTCACTAGAAGAGGCTGGAAAAATTATTCGTACCCGCTCAAACCGTTATGGGGTTCCAGAACGGATGAATCTCATTAAAGGAAAATTGCAAGGCCATGCTAAAGGTTTTGGATTTGTCATCCAAGAAACGGCTGGAGAGCCAGATATCTTTATTTCCGCTCATGATATGAACGGCGCTTTGAATGGAGATGTTGTGCTATGCCGCCCCAATCCGAAAGTGAAGAGTGGTTCTCGTGTGGAAGGAGAAATTATTCGCATCCTTCAACGAGCAAACAACCGTTTTGTTGGAACGTATTCGGATGAAAAGAATTACGGGTTTGTGATTGTCGATGATAAGCGCATGTCCAAGGATATGTTTATTCCCAAGAATATGAGTATGGGAGCAGTCGATGGGCATAAAGTAATTGCAGAAATCACGAAGTACTCGGATGATGGCCGCACGAATCCTGAAGGTAAAATCGTAGAGATCCTTGGGCACAAGAATGACCCAGGCGTCGATATTTTATCGATTATACATAAGTACGAGCTGGCTGAGGGATTTGATGCCCATGTTATGGAGCAAGCCGAATCCGTTCCTGATGAGATCACCGAAGAGGAATTGCAAAATCAAAACCGACGGGATCTTCGTGATCGCGTGATGGTCACGATTGACGGGGCGGATGCAAAGGATTTAGATGACGCGGTTTCCCTAGAAAAGCTGGATAACGGAAACTATCTGTTAGGTGTTCACATTGCGGACGTCAGTTACTATGTAAAAGAAGGAACTCCACTCGATGAGGAAGCCTATCGCCGCGGCACCAGCGTCTATCTCGTCGACCGTGTGATCCCCATGCTCCCGCATCGTTTGTCTAACGGAATATGCAGTCTGAATCCACAGGTAAATCGACTCACCTTAACCTGTGATATGGAGCTAGATGCAGATGCCAAAATCGTTCGTCATGACATCTATGCCAGTGTCATTAAGACGAATGAGCGGATGACCTACTCTGATGTTTATAAGATACTTGAGGAAGAGGATCAAGAGTTAATTTCTCGTTATGAACCGTTAGTTCCTATGTTTCAAATGATGAAGGAAGTAGCACTGAATCTCCGGAACAAACGGATGGAGCGAGGAGCCATTGATTTTGATTTTAAAGAGTCGAAGATCTTGGTGGACCCCGATGGCAAGCCAACCGAAGTGATCTTGCGTGATCGGACGATCGCTGAGCAAATTATTGAAGAATTCATGCTGGCTGCGAATGAGACAGTTGCAGAGCATTTCCACTGGTTAAATCAACCGTTTATTTATCGAACCCATGAAGATCCGGATGAAGGCAAACTGAGAAATTTCCTACAGTTCATTACGAACTTCGGGTACTTTGTGAAAGGGACAGCTAACGATATTCATCCACGTGCCTTACAAATGCTTCTAGAACAGGTTCAAGGAGCCCCAGAAGAGACGGTCATTAGTAAGGTCATGCTTCGTTCCATGAAACAAGCAAAGTATGAGGCAGCCAACATCGGTCACTTTGGATTAGCTGCCGAATATTATACGCATTTCACTTCTCCTATTCGCCGCTATCCGGACTTGATCGTTCATCGTCTGATTCGTCATTGGCTGGAGAACGGAGCGATGAATGCGGAGCAAAAGGAAGAATGGGCTGAAAAGCTTCCAGACATTGCTCGTCATACCTCCGAGCGTGAGCGCGTCGCCGTAGACGCGGAACGGGAAACAGATGACCTGAAGAAAGCCGAGTTTATGGAAGATAAAATTGGCGAGGAATTCGAGGGAATGGTGAGCAGCGTAACGAACTTCGGGATGTTCGTCGAGCTTCCGAACACCATTGAAGGTCTTGTTCATATGAGTTATCTGACGGATGACTACTACCACTATGATGAACGAACCTACGCCCTTATTGGAGAACGAACCAAGAAAGCCTATCGAATTGGGGATATGGTTAATATCCGTGTAGTGAACGTCAATAAAGACGAGCATACAGTAGACTTTGAAGTCGTGGGCATGTCTAAGAAGGCGGAGCGTAAACCGAAGAAGGCGAAGATCGTGATCGAAGCTGGAAAACGGGAGAAGCCTAAACCTTCCACACAAGCTGGCATGTTTGCCAAAAAGAAAAAGGATGATCAACCGTTCTGGAAGGAAGCCGCTAAGGGCGGAGCGAAGAAAGCAGGCAAGAAGCCTAAGAATAAGAAGAAAAAGAAGAAATAA
- the smpB gene encoding SsrA-binding protein SmpB, with protein sequence MGVTRGEKLIAQNKKAFHDYHIEDKYEAGVVLTGTEIKSVRQGKVNMRDSFAQIRKGEVTLHNMHISPYEQGNRYNHEPLRTRKLLLHREEINKLIGLIKEKGYTLVPLKIYLKNGLAKVQIATAKGKKEYDKREDLKKKDAQREMAKAIKERNR encoded by the coding sequence GTGGGTGTCACACGCGGGGAAAAATTGATTGCACAAAACAAGAAAGCTTTTCATGATTATCATATTGAAGATAAATATGAGGCGGGCGTTGTCCTAACCGGAACAGAGATTAAGTCCGTTCGCCAAGGTAAGGTCAATATGCGAGATAGCTTTGCTCAGATTCGAAAGGGTGAAGTTACGCTTCATAATATGCATATTAGTCCTTATGAACAAGGGAATCGCTACAATCATGAACCCTTGCGAACTCGTAAGTTGCTTCTTCACCGTGAGGAAATTAATAAGCTCATTGGGCTGATTAAGGAAAAGGGCTATACGCTTGTCCCATTAAAGATTTACTTAAAGAATGGACTAGCTAAAGTCCAGATTGCTACAGCTAAAGGGAAGAAGGAATATGATAAGCGAGAAGACCTGAAGAAGAAAGATGCTCAACGTGAGATGGCAAAGGCCATAAAAGAACGAAACCGTTAA
- a CDS encoding nuclease-related domain-containing protein produces MLLKSRSESDELIARRFLNTRMELAEREKFNYLNLEKGYEGELKFDNLIANLQEERYIINDLLLEVNNSYFQIDSLIISQGVIYLLDIKNFHGDFYFESDKFYALLTGREYKNPVNQLKRSETLFNQLLQNLKQNFLVEASLIFINPEFTLYQAPMNLPIIFPNQVNRFINDLNNTPSKLSDGHKKLAQQLLSLHQTKNPYTKVPDYNYEQLQKGIYCKSCMSFLVSKKNANFVCEICGVQETLRQTIVRSIEEFKILFPNRKITTQSIHDWCKVDLHRKTLSRILKEHYTTFGTTRDTYYK; encoded by the coding sequence ATGTTACTTAAAAGCAGATCTGAGTCAGATGAATTAATAGCTAGGCGATTTTTAAACACAAGAATGGAATTAGCAGAAAGAGAAAAATTCAACTATTTAAACCTTGAAAAAGGATATGAAGGGGAACTGAAATTTGATAATCTTATAGCAAATCTTCAAGAGGAAAGGTACATCATAAATGACTTGCTGCTTGAAGTAAACAACAGCTATTTTCAAATCGATTCATTGATTATTTCACAGGGAGTTATTTATCTTTTGGACATAAAGAATTTCCATGGCGATTTCTACTTTGAATCGGACAAATTCTATGCCCTGTTAACCGGTCGCGAATATAAGAATCCCGTTAATCAGTTAAAACGAAGTGAGACTCTATTCAACCAACTTCTCCAAAACCTCAAGCAAAATTTCCTCGTTGAAGCCTCATTGATTTTTATCAACCCTGAATTCACCTTATATCAAGCCCCAATGAACTTACCCATTATTTTCCCAAATCAGGTAAATCGATTTATAAATGATCTAAATAATACACCGTCCAAGTTAAGTGATGGACATAAGAAACTAGCTCAACAATTGCTATCCTTACATCAAACTAAAAACCCATATACTAAAGTGCCTGACTATAATTATGAACAACTGCAAAAGGGAATCTATTGTAAAAGTTGTATGTCCTTTCTAGTTTCCAAGAAAAACGCTAACTTTGTTTGCGAAATTTGTGGCGTACAAGAGACGCTCAGGCAAACCATTGTGCGGAGTATTGAGGAATTTAAAATCCTATTTCCTAATCGTAAAATTACTACCCAAAGCATCCATGATTGGTGCAAGGTAGATCTGCATAGAAAGACACTGAGTAGAATTTTGAAGGAACACTATACTACATTTGGAACTACAAGAGATACTTATTATAAGTAG